The following coding sequences lie in one Rutidosis leptorrhynchoides isolate AG116_Rl617_1_P2 chromosome 4, CSIRO_AGI_Rlap_v1, whole genome shotgun sequence genomic window:
- the LOC139842701 gene encoding heat shock cognate 70 kDa protein-like, with amino-acid sequence MAEGSGNGDVLAIGIDLGTTYSCVGALKDGRIEIIPNEQGNRTTPSCVAFTDSERFIGDGAKNQALVNSANTIFDAKRLIGRSFSDPQVQDDIKLWPFKVTGGLGDTPTIVVSYKGQKKEFLVEEISSMILAKMKESAETYLGDVVKNAVVTVPAYFNDSQRQATKDAGNIAGLNVVRMINEPTAAAIAYGLNYKTSIRSKINALVFDLGGGTFDVSVMTIEKGDIFEVKGVAGDSHLGGEDFDHRMVEHCVEEFKRKFKLDLNENKRALGRLRFACEKAKRILSSTTQTTIKLDCLHDGIDFSMKFTRAKFEELNSSFFEKCIKTVENCLNDAGIKKSCVDEIILVGGSTRIPKVQQMLQEFFDGKQLCKSVNPDEAVAYGAAVLAANLSGTSNKSVQDVVLSDVTPLSLGIELYRDKFSVVIPKNTPIPTSKAQTYVTAIDELTLVDVKVYHGERCRATDNHFLGKFTVDGLPCLPKGEAEVLVCFEIDANGILTVTGGVVATGKVAKITIDNEKRRLSKDEIERMLKEAERYKFEDAEFKKKADARYELEDYVYNMRKKINEKNGKNLSDEKLKEMENAIVDTSKWLEDNQDAPFAELQVKKIRLEFVCKLQI; translated from the exons ATGGCGGAAGGAAGTGGAAACGGCGACGTTTTGGCGATTGGGATTGATCTCGGAACAACGTATTCATGTGTTGGTGCATTGAAAGATGGTCGTATTGAGATCATACCTAATGAACAAGGCAACAGAACGACACCGTCATGTGTTGCTTTCACTGATTCTGAACGATTTATTGGTGATGGTGCCAAAAATCAAGCACTTGTTAACTCGGCTAACACCATATTTG ATGCAAAGAGGTTGATTGGAAGGAGTTTCAGTGATCCACAAGTGCAAGATGACATAAAGTTATGGCCTTTTAAGGTTACAGGTGGTCTTGGCGACACACCAACTATTGTTGTCTCATACAAAGGACAAAAAAAGGAATTTTTGGTTGAAGAAATTTCGTCAATGATTCTTGCTAAGATGAAAGAAAGCGCTGAAACGTATCTTGGAGATGTTGTGAAGAATGCCGTTGTAACCGTCCCTGCTTATTTCAATGATTCACAACGTCAAGCTACAAAAGATGCAGGCAATATTGCTGGCTTAAACGTTGTTCGTATGATCAACGAGCCTACTGCAGCTGCAATTGCATATGGTCTGAATTACAAGACATCTATTCGTAGCAAGATAAACGCGCTCGTTTTCGATTTGGGTGGTGGTACTTTCGATGTCTCTGTAATGACTATTGAGAAAGGTGATATTTTTGAGGTGAAAGGTGTCGCGGGTGACAGTCATTTAGGAGGTGAGGATTTTGATCATCGAATGGTGGAACATTGTGTTGAAGAATTTAAAAGGAAATTTAAATTGGATTTAAACGAGAATAAAAGAGCGTTGGGTCGGTTGAGATTTGCTTGCGAGAAAGCTAAAAGGATTCTTTCGTCTACTACTCAAACGACAATCAAATTGGATTGTTTGCACGATGGAATAGATTTTTCTATGAAATTTACTCGAGCTAAATTTGAAGAGCTGAATAGTAGCTTCTTTGAAAAGTGCATTAAGACTGTTGAGAATTGTTTAAACGATGCAGGGATTAAGAAGTCGTGTGTAGATGAGATAATTCTCGTTGGTGGGTCCACTAGGATACCGAAGGTACAACAAATGTTGCAGGAGTTTTTTGATGGTAAGCAGCTATGCAAAAGTGTGAACCCTGATGAAGCTGTTGCATATGGTGCAGCTGTTTTGGCTGCAAACTTGAGTGGTACGAGTAACAAGAGTGTTCAAGATGTGGTGTTATCCGATGTAACTCCTTTGTCTCTTGGTATAGAATTATACAGAGATAAATTCAGTGTTGTGATTCCGAAAAACACCCCTATTCCTACAAGTAAGGCTCAAACTTACGTGACAGCTATTGACGAACTAACTTTGGTGGATGTCAAAGTATATCACGGCGAAAGATGTAGAGCTACTGATAACCACTTTTTGGGTAAGTTCACCGTTGATGGACTACCGTGTCTACCTAAAGGAGAAGCTGAAGTATTGGTATGCTTTGAAATAGATGCTAACGGTATCCTTACTGTTACTGGTGGGGTAGTAGCTACAGGTAAGGTAGCGAAAATTACAATCGACAATGAAAAGAGAAGACTTTCGAAGGACGAGATTGAGAGGATGTTAAAAGAGGCTGAGCGGTATAAATTTGAGGATGCTGAATTTAAGAAGAAAGCAGATGCTCGTTACGAGTTGGAAGATTATGTGTACAACATGAGGAAGAAGATTAATGAGAAGAATGGTAAGAATTTGTCTGATGAGAAGTTGAAGGAAATGGAGAACGCCATTGTTGATACATCCAAGTGGCTTGAGGATAACCAAGATGCACCTTTTGCTGAGCTTCAAGTTAAGAAGATTCGCCTTGAGTTTGTTTGCAAACTACAGATTTAG